Below is a genomic region from Mycolicibacter hiberniae.
GCTTGACCGGCGACCCGGCCACCAGCTCCGGGCTGCACGTCACCGTCAGGGACATGTCGGCGGCCGGATCGCGCAGCACCATGAACACCGTGCGTACCCCGGGGCGCAGGTTGATCTGGGTCAGCTGCCCCTCCACCCACACCGACCCCAGCCGGTCGATCCAGCCCTTGACCCGGACGGCAACCGCGCGGACCGGGAAGGGGTTCTCGGCGGATTCGCCCGGGGCGGGGGCGGTCACTTGGCGGTGGTGCGGGTGATCCTGTTGGCCAGCAGCGTCTGGAACGGGGCCCGGGCCTTGGTGGCCTCCTCGTAGGCCAGCAGCGTCTCCAGCTCGTCGAGGCTCAGCGAGGCCAGCCGGGCCCGCAGCTGGGCCAGCGTCAGCGAGCCGTAGTCCAGTTCGTCGACCAGGTCGGGGACAGGCACCTGCGCGCCCCCGCCCTGGCTGCCTGCGGCGCCGGTGTCGGCCTTGGCGGGCTCGCTCGGCGGGGCAACGGCATCGTCGGCATCGTCGTCGTCCTCGCGGCTGTCACTGAACGAATAGAGCGCAAACCGCCCCTCGGTGCGCTGACCGGTGTCGGCGTCGTCGAAGGCCGCTGCGTTGCCGCCGTCGTCGTCGTCGAAGGTGGCCCACTCCGGCTGCTCATCCTTGGGCGGGAACAGTGACTCGAGGGTGGAGTCGCCCTTGTTGACCAGGTCAGCGACGCCCTGCTGCCAGCGCATCACCGCGTGCGCGGCCTGGCTGGCCAGCGTCATCGGGTAGGTCAGGATGGTTTGCGGCAGCTTCATGGTCTCCTCGACCGCGACGGTGGCCGCGCCGACCAGAAGCCGGACTCCAAAGGGTGCATTTGCCATGGCCTCCAGACTGCCTTACCTGCCGTTCATCTCCAAGCATCGGGTGGCGTGCCGCGAGCTGGCGGTCCCGAGTCGGCAGACCGTACGCTGGTTGCCATGCCGCCGACCCTCGATGTGGAGAACTCTGCCAACCCGGGATCGCCCGTCCCCGCCACCCACACCGGGAAGCGGGTGTTACTGGCCGAGCCGCGCGGCTACTGCGCGGGAGTGGACCGGGCGGTGGAGACCGTCGAGCGGGCGCTGGAGAAGCACGGCGCACCGGTGTACGTGCGCCACGAGATCGTGCACAACAAGCATGTTGTGGACACCCTGACGAACAAGGGCGCGGTCTTCGTGCACGAGACCGACGAGGTGCCCGAAGGCGCGATGGTGGTGTTCTCCGCGCACGGGGTGGCCCCCACCGTGCACGAATCGGCCGCCGAGCGCAGCCTGCGGGTGATCGACGCGACCTGCCCGCTGGTGACCAAGGTGCACAACGAAGCCAAGCGGTTCGCCCGCGACGGCTACGACATCCTGCTGATCGGCCACGCCGGCCACGAGGAAGTGGTCGGCATCATCGGTGAGGCGCCTGAGGACGTGCAGCTGGTCGACGGCCTGGACGCGGTGGACTCGGTGCGGGTGCGCGACGAGAACAAGGTGGTGTGGCTGTCACAGACCACGCTCAGCGTGGACGAGACGATGCAGACCGTGGTCAAGCTGCGGGCGCGGTTCCCCAACCTGCAGGATCCCCCCAGCGACGATATCTGCTACGCCACCCAGAACCGCCAGACCGCAGTCAAGGCGATGGCCCCGGAGTGCGAGCTGGTGATCGTGGTGGGGTCGCGCAACTCGTCGAACTCCAACCGGCTGGTCGAGGTGGCGCTGGGTGCCGGTGCCCGCGCCGCCCACCTGGTCGACTACGCCGACGACATCGACCCGGCCTGGCTGACACCCGAGACCGGCCAGGTGCAGACCATCGGCGTCACCTCGGGTGCCTCGGTGCCGGAGATCCTGGTCCGCGGGGTGCTGGAGCGGCTGGCCGAGTACGGCTACGCCACGGTGTTCCCGGTGGCCACGGCCAACGAGACGCTGGTGTTCGCCCTGCCCCGCGAGATCCGGCCGAGCCGACGCTAGCTGCACGTGCGGCGTCCCCCGGGCGCTGCTGAGGTCAGTCCGCTCTGTGGGGGCGCCCTAACGCCGTGACGTCGGCCAGGGCGATCCGCGTGCTCGTCTCGTGCTTGGAGAGGGGCCGCATGTGGTGCCATCCCTCGATCGTCAGCTTCGGCCTGTTGTCCTGGCCGCTGAACTCCTCCAGGAAATATCGCAGGGTCTCACTCGTCGTGTGATCGACGAGGGGTACGCGCGAGCTCAGGTGCAGCTGCACCGTCTGGGCATCCGGTGGATACTGCCCCAATTCCCGAATGACGTGGAACAGGTTGAAACACACCAGGGAACCGTCCAGGTACAGGTGGTAGGCGCCCTCAGTGAAATCCCGCTGTGTCACCGGGTTGCGGAAGAGACTGACGAATCGACCGGTAAGGCCCGGCTCGGCGGAATCTGAGCCGGTGCGCGACGTGTGCCACAGGCTCTCCAACCACAGATTCAATACCAATTTCACGGCGGCGCCGGCGAGAAGACCGATGAGCAGGTCCGTCGTCAACGTCACGAGCAAGGTGATCACGAAGATGACGACCTGCTCCGTCCCGACCCGTGCGACATTGAGCCACACCGCGGGCCGACACAGTTTGTAGCCGATGAAGACCAGGACGGCGGCCAACACCGTCAGCGGGACCTTGTTGATCAGGTGGCTGAACAGCAGCACGAATATCAACAGAAAGCAGGCGTTGTAGAAGTTGGCCCACTGGGTCCGGCCCCCGCCCAGAATATTGGCAGTGCTCTTGACCATGCCGGGGATGATCGTCAGGCCACCGAGCACGCTCGAGGCGACGTTAGAGGCTCCCATGGCCTGCAGGGTCCGATCCGGGTCGGAGCGGCGCCGAAAGGGATCGATCTTGTCGACGGCCGCTATTGTCGCCAGGGACTCGACCCCGTCGATCAAGACCAGGGTGAGCACCAGGTAGGCCAGAGCCAGCCAAAGTTCGGGATGGGCGAACACAGTGCCGAACTGGGGCAGGACGATCCCGTCTATGAGCGAGCTCGGGACTTCGATCAGGTAGCGCTTGTCCAGTTTGAGGATGAAGACGCTGGCGAGCGTGCCTGCGAAGAACACCCAGACCGGAGGCGGCAGTACCTTCAGAAGCCGCCCGGGCAGCGCAGTCAGGACGAAAAGCCCCGCCAGGCAACCAACCCCCAGGATGAAGACCGGACGATTCATTGACCCGACGTGGCGGGGAACTTCGGCCAGGATCGCCCAGAATTCGCGGCCCTCGAACTTCTCGCCCATAAACAGCGGGATCTGCTTGGCGATGATCATCAGACCGATCGCGGCCAGCATGCCCTGAATCGCCGCGGCCGGGAAGATGGCGCTCAGGCGGGCCACCTTCAACTTGGCAAGGAGCACCTGAACCACGCCTGCAAGGGCGATGGCAACCAGAACCAGGGGGTACCCCACCGCCAGCAACTCGGATTCCGGGGCGCCCTCACCGAGGCGGATCTGTCCCAGCGTGATCATGCTGGCGAACAAGACGGGCGCCAGTCCCGCCGCCGGGCCGCTGATGGTCACATACGAGCCGCCCAGGAACGGCAGGACAAAACCGGCGATGATCGCCGACACGATCCCGCAGATCGGCGGGGCGCCCGAGGTGACCGCAATTCCCATCGAGAACGGCAGCGAGATCAGGGCCACCGTGAAACCCGACCGCAGATCGTAGCGCCAGTGCTTCAGGCCGGCCAGGCCATTGCGCGGCTTTTCGGTCGGAACGGTCAGGAGATGTTGCATGAATCAGCTTTCTCGGCAGCGGCTAAAAGCAGTTTTGGTAAAGCGCTGCCGAAATTCGTGCAGCGTCAATCCGCCTTCATAACGGGAGGGCGCAAATTCGTGGGGGCCGGAAAAAGCGCACGGTCGCCGTTAATGCTGAATGAGCCACTTGAACCCACAGTCTCCGTAAAATCCACGCTGCGGGGTGCGCCAATCTGTCGTTCTGATACGACGATTGACCCCGAACCGGCCTGAGCCGGTATCAGCAAGTCCCGCTTGTTGGCGCTGCGCCAACATCGGGATCATAGGCCGACGCAGCTCGAGAATTCCAAGCCCCGAGCCGTCATTGGTGCATCCACAGCAAGTTGGCAGCGGAATTTACGGAGAGACCCAGCTTCGATTTTTGCGGGCGGAAAAAGGGACTTGCGAAACCGGTTTAACCGCATCGGCCAGTTTCGGCTCGTAGCGATGGCTGATTCCAGCTCACACAAAGCCTGTCAGCCCGGGTCTCCTCGGCGGAGCCGCCCTGGCTAGATGTCGAATTCCCAGGAATCGGCTTGTCCGCGCTGCTGGCGGGGACGGGCGCCACGCTGCGCTTCGTCGGCCTCGGCGTCGGTCCCGCGGTAACGCACCTGGGACACCGGGTGGCGGCTTCCGTTGCCGCTGCCCTCGGCGGGCGGGGGCTGACGGCGGCGGGGAACCGATTCTGGCGCCTCACCGGGCCGGTTGCCGCGTCCCGGCACATCCCGCGGCGCGCGGGAGTGCTCACCGCCGCGTGCCGAGTCGTGCGGCGGGCGTCCGACTGGCCGCGGCTCGGCGGTCCAGTCCGGGGCGGGCCGCCGGCGGGGCTGGCGCTCGTCGCGGGCCTCCGGCGCCGGACGGCGCCGCCGCTGCTGCGGGGATTCGCCGCGGCCCTCCGCGGCCGGACGACGGCGCGGGCGCTGGCCGCTCCCGTCGTCCATGCCCGGGCGCACGTGCCGCGAACGGGTCGGCGCTGCGCCGCCCGCCGCGCCACGACGCTCACCCGCGCGGGGGCGGGATCGCGCTGCCGAGGTCTCCCGCGCGGCCCGGCGGGCCTCCGCGGTGGCCCGGCGGGGACGTTCACCGGGGCGCTTCTCCCGGGTGGCCGGCTGCTCGATGGCATGCGCGGCATCGCGATTGAGGACCGAGCCAAGCAGCGCGCCGAGGCGGCCGCTGAGGGTGGCCCGTTGCGGGGTGGCCGGGGTCTGGGCCGCGGGCCGGGCGGTGGCGTCCAGCATGCCCAGGTACCAGCGCACCATCCCGATCAGCAGCACCGCCGCGGCGGTGAACAGCATCAGCGGGAAGCGTTCGATCAGGGGATATCCGCAGTTGATGACGATGGCTTTGAGGCCGGGGAAGCCGCCGCCGCGGAACAGCCAGTACGCGCCTGGCACCATGACGAACAGGATCAGCGGCGGCTGGACCACGGTGGTGAACACCGCCGACTGCTGCACCATGAGCACCGCGGCCAGACAGCCCATCGCATACAGGGTCGAGAAGACGATGGTCAGTTCTTTGTCGCCGGCGCCGGCGTCAAAAGCCACGCCGACTGCGGTCGCGACCACCGCCACCGCGACCGCACTCCACCAGGGCAGCCCGGTGATGGTCGGCAAGATGGAACGGTCGTCCGCGGCCACTGCCGACTTCTCCCGCGCTACTGCCACACGAAGACGGTACCGGCTGGCGACGGCGGGGGCGCACGGCGGCACGCACGGCGCTCTAGACTTGGCTTCCCGTGAGCCTGAGCCTGGGAATTGTGGGGTTGCCCAACGTCGGTAAGTCGACCCTGTTCAACGCGTTGACGCACAACGATGTGTTGGCCGCCAACTATCCGTTCGCGACGATCGAGCCCAATGAGGGCGTCGTACCGCTGCCCGATCCCCGGCTGGCCAAGCTGGCGGAGATCTTCGGCTCCGAGCGGATCCTGCCCGCGCCGGTGACGTTCGTCGACATCGCCGGCATCGTCAAGGGCGCCTCGGAGGGGGCCGGGCTGGGCAACAAGTTCCTGGCCAACATCCGCGAATGCGACGCCATCTGTCAGGTGGTGCGGGTCTTCTCCGACGACGACGTGGTGCACGTGGACGGCAAGGTCGACCCCGAGGCCGACATCGAGGTGATCGCCACCGAGCTGATCCTGGCCGACATGCAGACCCTGGAGAAGGCGATCCCGCGGCTGGAGAAAGAGGCCCGCAACAACAAGGACCGCAAGCCCGTGCACGAGGCCGCCGTGGCCGCCGCAGCGATCCTCGACACCGGCAAGACCCTGTTCGCGGCCGGGGTGGACCCCGCCCCGCTGCGCGAGCTGAACCTGCTGACCACCAAACCGTTCCTGTATGTGTTCAACGCCGACGAGACGGTGCTCACCGACGCGGCGCGGGTGGCCGCGCTGCGCGAGCTGGTGGCCCCGGCCGACGCGGTGTTCCTCGACGCCAAGATCGAAGCCGAGCTCGCCGAACTCGACGACGAATCGGCGATGGAACTGCTGGAGTCCATCGGGCAGACCGAACGCGGCCTGGACGCGTTGGCCCGCGCCGGTTTCCACACCCTGAAGTTGCAGACCTACCTGACCGCCGGCCCCAAGGAGGCACGGGCCTGGACCATCCACCAGGGCGACACCGCACCCAAGGCGGCCGGGGTGATCCACACCGACTTCGAGAAGGGCTTCATCAAGGCCGAGGTGGTCTCCTTCGACGACCTGGTCGAGGCCGGGTCCATGGCCGCGGCCAAAGCCGCCGGCAAGGTGCGCATGGAGGGCAAGGACTACGTCATGGCCGACGGGGACGTGGTGGAGTTCCGGTTCAACGTGTAGTACCTGTTGCGAAAATCGTCTTATCCAGAGGTTGATGCTGGCGATTTCGATGGTGCCGGCGTGAGCGGGCGGCGAGTTGTCGTGGCGGGTTGCGCAGGCACGATGGTGCCCGTGGCGTTGCCTTCGGCGGTGTCGCGGGGAGCTGTCAGGTGGTGGGAACGCCTCGCGCGTTAAATTGTCGAAACATCGGGTGCGCAACGGGCCGGTAGGCGGTTAGCTGTCGGTAGTTTCGGATAGATGGAGCACCGGATGGCTGCGGATAAGCCGCGATTGCGGCCGGTCTCGGATGATCCGGTCCGAGTCGAATACCGAACCGTGCACGGATATCGCCGGGCGTATCGGGTGGCCGGGGACGGGCCGCCGCTGTTGTTGATCCACGGCATCGGAGACAATTCGTCGACCTGGGAGCCGCTGATCCCCCTGTTGGCGCAGAAGTACACGGTGATCGCCCCGGATCTGCTCGGTCATGGGCTCTCGGATCAGCCGCGCGCTGACTATTCCGTCGCCGCGTTCGCCAACGGCATGCGAGATCTGCTGTCGGTCTTAGGTTTTAATCAGGTAACGGTCATCGGGCACTCCTTGGGTGGCGGGGTAGCGATGCAGTTCTGCTACCAGTACCCGCAGATGGTTGAGCGGCTGGTGTTGGTAGCCGCCGGCGGTGTGACGCGCGAGGTCAACCCCGCGCTGCGGCTGGCGTCGCTGCCGGCCGCACCGCAGGCGCTGGCCGCACTGTCGGTGCCAGGATTTGAGACAACGCTTCGGATGGTTCGGGGGCGGATCGACAAGCTGAGCCTGCCGCCGCCTCTGGTGGATCTTCCTGAGATCTTGCGGGTGCTCGGTGATTTGCGGTCGCCGAACAAGCGGGCGGCGTTCGTGCGGACGCTGCGCGCGGTGGTGGATTGGCGCGGGCAGATGGTCACCATGCTCGACCGCAGTTATCTCACCGAACGACTCCCGATCATGATCGTCTGGGGGACCCACGATCAGGTGTTGCCGTATTCGCACGCCAAGCTCGCACACGCCGCGATGCCGCATTCGCGGCTGGAAACCTTCGTCGATTCCGGTCATTTCCCGTTCCGTGACGACCCGCTACGGTTCGCCGACCTCGTCGACGACTTCATAACCAACACGGTGCCGCTGGATTTCGACCTGGAACGGTGGCGTCGGCTACTCACCGACGGAGCGGCCGACCCAGCGGTGGCGGATCCCGATGAGGAATTGCTGCGCGCGCTGACAGACGGCCGCAGCGCCACCTGACCCGCGGGTTCTGGCCCGATAACCGACAGGCTGATGCGCCGAACGGGGGGAGGGGCAGCGCCGGCCTGCCGCGGTGGAGAAGTCGCCGACGTGTGTCTCGCCGGTGACCTCACCGCGACGGCGGTAGGGGAGGCTCATCCTCATGTCGGTGGTTGAAGCGATCTATCTGGTGGCGGCGCTGCTGTGGATTGTTGTGGTGGTGGCCGCGGCGTGCATCGGAGGTCACTACCTGGTGAAGCTTCGTGCCAGGCGGCGCCAGGTGACCGGGCTGATCGACACCGTGCGGCTGTCCATCGAGCGTGTCATCAGCCCGTACCGGGCAGTGGCAACCGGCGGCACGGCCGCGCTTCAGCGGGCGGCTTCCGTAATCGGCGTCTTGGGGAGCATTGCTCAGTTGATGATCTCGTCGAGCCCGTCAGCGCGCAGCGCGGCCAGCCGATCACGCCACTCCCGAAGGGCTTCGGGCGTCAATCGCGGCCAATCGACGATCTCTTCGGCGACCCGTAGCGGCGCACTGCTGCGGTAGGAGCGGGTCGGGTTGCCGGGAAACTTCTTGTCGGTGACGTTCGGGTCGTTCTCGAACGCCCCGGTCGGCTCGACGCGGTACACCCGCGGCTCCCCGTCGCCGGCGGCGAGCTCGGCCGCCAGCCCGGCACCGTCGAGCAGCGCGGTGAAATAGATGTGGTTCATCACGATCTCGGGCCGGTAGTTGGACCGGAAGCCGGCGAGGAGTAGGTCCCCAACCGCCAATCCGGCTTTGGTGCCATGGAAGAACGGGCCTTCGTCGTCGATCGCGTCCATCGGTTACAGGGTATCGACGCGTCGAGGCCCTCGATCGGTAATCTGACCGCGGTGCGAATTCGTGATTGCGTCGGCCCGGCCGAATATCCCCGGTTGGTGCAGATTTGGCGCAGCGCCGTCGACGCGACTCACAACTTTCTGGCAGAACCCGACCGCACAGCCATCGAAACCCAGTTGGCCGACACCTACTTCCCGGCTGTTCTTCTCACCATCGCCGAGATCGACGGTGATCCGGTGGGTTTCGCCGGCACGGCGGGGGAGCACCTGGAGATGTTGTTCGTCCACGCCGACGCCCGTGGACACGGAGTCGGAAGCGCGCTACTCCAACACGCGATCGGCGCGCACGGGATCCGCCGGGTCGACGTCAACGAGCAGAACGAGCTAGCGGTCGAGTTCTACATTCGACGCGGTTTCGTCGTCACCGGCCGCACTGAGCTTGATGATGCGGATCGGCCATACCCGTTGCTGCACATGAAGGCACTGCTCGCACCGGGTTGACTCATTCGATCGGTTCGACCCATTGAACGCGCGACGGTCCGGGGCTGAACGGATCGCCGAAATACTGCGTCTCGCGCACGACCTCCCCGCGCGCGAACTCCATCACGCTCACCACGTAGGACGGCCGACCGTCGTAGGTGAGGACGAGTTCACTGATCCACAGATCGCCACCTCCGAGGATGCGGCGGACTGTGAAGCGTTTGGCATTCGGCTGGGCTTGCCGCGACGCCCGAATATGGTCGCGGCCACGAATCCGCTCACCCGACTGGGGGTATTCGAGGACCGAATCCGCCCGGTAGATCTGATGTTCGGCGTCGAAGTCGTTCGCATCCGACGCCGCCCAATGCGCCTCGAGCGCAGCGCGTATGTCGTCATCAGCCATGACAACGACGGTATCGGCTTTACGTCCGATTGGGATCAGCCAGATTGAATGTCTGAATCGAGCGGTCTACCAGATGACGGCGAGCCCGGCGGCGGTCAGCACCAGGGCACCCGCGGCGTAGAACAGCGGGCGCGGGGCTTCCCCACCTGACTTACGCTGCCGTGCCCGGCCGATGCCCAGCACGGCACCGAGGGCGACCAGGATCACCAGCTTGGTCCCGATCTTGGGGTAGTTGAGCACCACGTCGGCAGGCCAGGGGGCCGCCAGCGCCAGTCCGGTCAGCAGGGACAGCAAGACGCCGTAGTTCATCACCGGGGTGAGCTGGAAGCGCCGCGCCGCAGCTTCGGCGACCAGCGCACCGAACGTCACCGCGAAACCGACGATGTGCAGCAGAACTATTACGTGCCGTAGTACCTCCACGCCGCTCAGGCTAACCCGTGGCGGCGGCAAATGGTATTCCATCCGGCAAGCGCGCCTCCGCGTCGCTCGCCGATCTGGCGCCGAGTCTCTAGCCTTGCCCGCATGACTACCTCCCTCACCCGCCTGGCCGCCGTCGTCGCCGCCACCAGTGACCCGGCCGCTGCCGACCCCGCAGGCTCGCAAGTGGTCTTCAGTGCCTCCGCCGTCGGCCACGACGCGGTCGCCAGCACCGTCACGCTGGGCCAGTACAGCGTCGAGGTCGACGAACCGCCGGCGCTCGGCGGCGAGAACACCGCCCCCAACCCGGTGGAGTACTACCTGGCATCGCTGCTGTCCTGCCAGATCGTCACGTGGCGGTACTGGGCGGAGAAGCTGGGTATCACCGTCGATGAGATCACCGGGCGTGCCGAAGGCGACCTGGACGTTCGTGGCTTCTTCGGTCTGGACGACGACGTCCGCCCCGGCTTCAACCAGGTGCGGGTGGTCATCACCGTGACCGGCCCGGAGACCGAGGAGCGCTACCGGGAGCTGCACCAGACGGTGGAAAAGCACTGCCCGGTACTGGATCTGACCACCAACGTCACCCCGGTGCACAGCACCCTGGAGGTAAAGTAGCGCCGGTGATCTTCATCGTCGTCAAGTTCGCGGTCAAGCCGGATTGGGCGCAGCGCTGGCCGCAGTTGGTGGCCGGCTTCACCGAGGCCACCCGGGCCGAGCCCGGCAACCTGTGGTTCGAGTGGTCGCGCAGTCTCGATGACGCATGCGAGTATGTGCTCGTCGAGGCTTTCCGCGACGGCGAAGCGGGCAGTGCCCACGTCAACAGCGAGCACTTCAAACAGGCCATGGCCGACATGCCGCAGGCCCTGGTGTCGACACCGAAGATCATCAGCCAGCAGATCGACGCCACGGACTGGTCGGCGATGGGTGAGCTGACCGTCGACTGAGGTCATCACGGCGACCCGCTTCACCCGGCTTCGCCGCGCTTGCGATCGCCCAGCGCCTAGCGCACGACCGAGATCTCCCGGCCCAATTGGTAACCGGCGGCCAACGGCAAGATATCCCCGCTCCAGAAGCAGCCGGGGTCGAACCAGTTCGAGTTCTTGTCGGTCGACAGCAGGCCCATCTGTTCGTAGGTGATGGCCACCGTCTCGGCGCAGTAGGCGGTCTGCAACGCGACCTTGCTGTTGCGGGCCTTGCGCTGCTGGGTGATCTCCTCGACTTTGCGGTCCAGCAACGGGATACCGCGGGTCCAGTCGCGCGCTGTGGGCAGCCGCCCCCGCAGCCACCGGCCGGTGAGCCGTGCGGTGGTGGGAAACGCGGTGCCGTCCATCCGCGCGATCGCCTGCAGCAGCTGGTTCTCCTGCTGGCGGGTGATGGTCCCGCTGAGCTGGCGCAGCCAGCAGCGCTGCTCATAGCGGCCCATCCACTGCTCGACGGCCGCCCGGGCGTCGTTGAGCTGCACCCCGCGGTGGTTGGTGCCGGTCCAGAAGTCATGCAACTTGTCGCCGAGCTCGGCATGCCAGATCAACGGCGGCAGATCATCGAGGGCCACCGTCATCCCGACGTGGTTCACCGGGGCGTTGGACAGGGTCTGGATCGCGCGGTCCGGGCCGGAGCGGCCCCGGAACAACCAGATGTCGCCGGTGCGTGTTTCGGCCAGCGCCCGGTCCAATGTCACGGTGTGTTCGTCCACGCCCAGCACCCTAGGGTGTGATGGTGCGCAGCATCTGGAAATGGATCGGCCTGGCGGGTGTGGTGGGCGTTGCCGCCGGGGGAGTGCTGGTGGCGCGAGACCAGCGCCGACGGCGGGCCTACACGCCCGAACAAGTCCGCGCCCGCCTGCATGAGCGGCTGGCCGAGGCCGGCGGCTTGGATTAACGCAGCCTAGCGCCCGTCAGTCCGTGGCGGCGTCGACGCTGTAGAGGCGGTGGGTGCCCGCGAAGCCCTTCAGCTCCGCGTCACGCCCGACGCCGACGGTGATATCCGCGCATTCCTTCACCGCGTCGCGCACCGGCCCGCTGATCAGGATCTGGCCGCCCTGCGCCGCGGCGGCAACCCGGGCGGCCATCGCGACGTTGCGGCCGAACAGGTCGTCGCCGCGCCGCACCGAGCGGCCCATGTGCACCCCGATGCGCACCCGGATCGGCTGCTGGGGTTTGCGCCCGCGCCGGGCCTGCAGCGCCTGCTGAATGGCCAGGGCGCAGCGCACCGCCTGCGCGGGATCGGCGAAGGCGATCATGTAGCCGTCGCCCTGGCTTTTCACCACCTGCCCGCGGTGCGCCGCAACCAGCCGGTGCACCGCCTCGTCGTGGCGGGCGATCAGTTTCACCCAGGCGCGGTCACCGATCCGCTCGTTGAGTTCGGTGGACCCCTCGATGTCGGTGAACAGCACCACCACATGCCCGTCCGGGGCCAGCCGGGCCAGGTCGGGGCGTTCCACCGCCGCCCAGTCGGCGAGGTCTTCGATCGAACTGCGCACCGCCGCACCGAAACCCTGCTCGCGCACCAGGTTCGCCGTCTGCCAAACCGTCTTGACGGCCTCCCGGCCGCTGGTCAGAAGCATGGTGCGGGCATCGACCCGCCCGCGCAGCGAGTCGGCCTCGGCGCGGGCCCGCCGCAGCCGGGCGGTCACGATCGCCAGCGCCAGGCCCTGGCCGGCCACCACCGCCGCCAGGGCGTAGGCCGCGATCCAGGGCGGCGCGAGCCACCCCGTCAAGGCCCGGACACGAACTCGACGACGGCCGCGCTGAAGGCGTCGTTGTCGTCGCCGGCGGCGGTGTGCCCGGCGCCGGACAGCTCCACGAGCCGCGCGCCGGGGACCTTGGACAGGAAGTCCGCGACACCGTCGGGGCTGACCACATCGGAGAGCTTGCCGCGGATCAGCAGGATCGGGATCTGCAGCCCGATGGCGGCCGCCTCGATCTTCTCGGTGCGCA
It encodes:
- a CDS encoding lipid droplet-associated protein, which codes for MANAPFGVRLLVGAATVAVEETMKLPQTILTYPMTLASQAAHAVMRWQQGVADLVNKGDSTLESLFPPKDEQPEWATFDDDDGGNAAAFDDADTGQRTEGRFALYSFSDSREDDDDADDAVAPPSEPAKADTGAAGSQGGGAQVPVPDLVDELDYGSLTLAQLRARLASLSLDELETLLAYEEATKARAPFQTLLANRITRTTAK
- a CDS encoding 4-hydroxy-3-methylbut-2-enyl diphosphate reductase yields the protein MPPTLDVENSANPGSPVPATHTGKRVLLAEPRGYCAGVDRAVETVERALEKHGAPVYVRHEIVHNKHVVDTLTNKGAVFVHETDEVPEGAMVVFSAHGVAPTVHESAAERSLRVIDATCPLVTKVHNEAKRFARDGYDILLIGHAGHEEVVGIIGEAPEDVQLVDGLDAVDSVRVRDENKVVWLSQTTLSVDETMQTVVKLRARFPNLQDPPSDDICYATQNRQTAVKAMAPECELVIVVGSRNSSNSNRLVEVALGAGARAAHLVDYADDIDPAWLTPETGQVQTIGVTSGASVPEILVRGVLERLAEYGYATVFPVATANETLVFALPREIRPSRR
- a CDS encoding SulP family inorganic anion transporter, translated to MQHLLTVPTEKPRNGLAGLKHWRYDLRSGFTVALISLPFSMGIAVTSGAPPICGIVSAIIAGFVLPFLGGSYVTISGPAAGLAPVLFASMITLGQIRLGEGAPESELLAVGYPLVLVAIALAGVVQVLLAKLKVARLSAIFPAAAIQGMLAAIGLMIIAKQIPLFMGEKFEGREFWAILAEVPRHVGSMNRPVFILGVGCLAGLFVLTALPGRLLKVLPPPVWVFFAGTLASVFILKLDKRYLIEVPSSLIDGIVLPQFGTVFAHPELWLALAYLVLTLVLIDGVESLATIAAVDKIDPFRRRSDPDRTLQAMGASNVASSVLGGLTIIPGMVKSTANILGGGRTQWANFYNACFLLIFVLLFSHLINKVPLTVLAAVLVFIGYKLCRPAVWLNVARVGTEQVVIFVITLLVTLTTDLLIGLLAGAAVKLVLNLWLESLWHTSRTGSDSAEPGLTGRFVSLFRNPVTQRDFTEGAYHLYLDGSLVCFNLFHVIRELGQYPPDAQTVQLHLSSRVPLVDHTTSETLRYFLEEFSGQDNRPKLTIEGWHHMRPLSKHETSTRIALADVTALGRPHRAD
- a CDS encoding DUF6542 domain-containing protein; its protein translation is MAVAREKSAVAADDRSILPTITGLPWWSAVAVAVVATAVGVAFDAGAGDKELTIVFSTLYAMGCLAAVLMVQQSAVFTTVVQPPLILFVMVPGAYWLFRGGGFPGLKAIVINCGYPLIERFPLMLFTAAAVLLIGMVRWYLGMLDATARPAAQTPATPQRATLSGRLGALLGSVLNRDAAHAIEQPATREKRPGERPRRATAEARRAARETSAARSRPRAGERRGAAGGAAPTRSRHVRPGMDDGSGQRPRRRPAAEGRGESPQQRRRRPAPEARDERQPRRRPAPDWTAEPRPVGRPPHDSARGGEHSRAPRDVPGRGNRPGEAPESVPRRRQPPPAEGSGNGSRHPVSQVRYRGTDAEADEAQRGARPRQQRGQADSWEFDI
- the ychF gene encoding redox-regulated ATPase YchF; translated protein: MSLSLGIVGLPNVGKSTLFNALTHNDVLAANYPFATIEPNEGVVPLPDPRLAKLAEIFGSERILPAPVTFVDIAGIVKGASEGAGLGNKFLANIRECDAICQVVRVFSDDDVVHVDGKVDPEADIEVIATELILADMQTLEKAIPRLEKEARNNKDRKPVHEAAVAAAAILDTGKTLFAAGVDPAPLRELNLLTTKPFLYVFNADETVLTDAARVAALRELVAPADAVFLDAKIEAELAELDDESAMELLESIGQTERGLDALARAGFHTLKLQTYLTAGPKEARAWTIHQGDTAPKAAGVIHTDFEKGFIKAEVVSFDDLVEAGSMAAAKAAGKVRMEGKDYVMADGDVVEFRFNV
- a CDS encoding alpha/beta fold hydrolase, with amino-acid sequence MAADKPRLRPVSDDPVRVEYRTVHGYRRAYRVAGDGPPLLLIHGIGDNSSTWEPLIPLLAQKYTVIAPDLLGHGLSDQPRADYSVAAFANGMRDLLSVLGFNQVTVIGHSLGGGVAMQFCYQYPQMVERLVLVAAGGVTREVNPALRLASLPAAPQALAALSVPGFETTLRMVRGRIDKLSLPPPLVDLPEILRVLGDLRSPNKRAAFVRTLRAVVDWRGQMVTMLDRSYLTERLPIMIVWGTHDQVLPYSHAKLAHAAMPHSRLETFVDSGHFPFRDDPLRFADLVDDFITNTVPLDFDLERWRRLLTDGAADPAVADPDEELLRALTDGRSAT
- the arr gene encoding NAD(+)--rifampin ADP-ribosyltransferase; amino-acid sequence: MDAIDDEGPFFHGTKAGLAVGDLLLAGFRSNYRPEIVMNHIYFTALLDGAGLAAELAAGDGEPRVYRVEPTGAFENDPNVTDKKFPGNPTRSYRSSAPLRVAEEIVDWPRLTPEALREWRDRLAALRADGLDEIIN
- a CDS encoding acetyltransferase, with the protein product MTAVRIRDCVGPAEYPRLVQIWRSAVDATHNFLAEPDRTAIETQLADTYFPAVLLTIAEIDGDPVGFAGTAGEHLEMLFVHADARGHGVGSALLQHAIGAHGIRRVDVNEQNELAVEFYIRRGFVVTGRTELDDADRPYPLLHMKALLAPG
- a CDS encoding nuclear transport factor 2 family protein, which codes for MADDDIRAALEAHWAASDANDFDAEHQIYRADSVLEYPQSGERIRGRDHIRASRQAQPNAKRFTVRRILGGGDLWISELVLTYDGRPSYVVSVMEFARGEVVRETQYFGDPFSPGPSRVQWVEPIE